One Leptodactylus fuscus isolate aLepFus1 chromosome 11, aLepFus1.hap2, whole genome shotgun sequence genomic window, ATACTATGCGATCACTGCTGGCTTTCATTGAATGGAAACATGATTCTGATCATGTCCATCTGATACGGAAGCAAGCAGGGCCTAATACAAAGGAGGGATAGGCTGGTTACACATGGAAACCTTAACCTCTTTGCttcagttgcaataccagacatggcctATAGACAAGGACGGCGCTGTTTCTGAGCTTTCGTTCTATAGGAGGATCATGGAAAGTGCTTTATTTACTAGGGGTTGACCATGGGCAAAAGAGAAAGCTCCTCTCTGGGTTTCTTGCTTTGTGCCATGCAGAAAAAATGCCAAAGTGGCGTTGGCCATTTCACTTTTCTTTAAAGCGGTGTCAAGTCTTTTTCTTCAGTAGTCCACAGGTTAGTCATAGTGGTTGAGGAACCTTCTTACCCTTTACCCTGGGAATCTAGTCTGAAAGGGTTAGCAAACTGAGCAGATATCTTCAGTGCAATGTTCTGTCATATTTATAAGAACCAGATCAGAGATGAGTAATGACTCAATGTTGATGTTTACTCTGCAATCTACAGACGTGACAACGAGAGAGCAAGAGCATGAAAATATGGGATCTGTAAGATATCAGGAACATAATGTTGGCTTGGTAGGGCTCATAGTCACATCGTGGTCTTGTAGGAACTTGGAAGATATGGTTCCACTACTTGAACTTTCCAAGTTGCTGTCAACTATCACTCCTCAACTAGTAAAGGGTAATGAGATGGGCCTCAAATTTCAGATGACAGGAACCTAAGGAAGGTTTTAGTTTCCACCATCAGATATACCAAATGATCCATAGTGGAGACCAACAAATGTATGGCTAGGTCTACGGTACCAGAGAGGTGGACAATAAAACTATAACTCCATGTAGCTTTAACCTTTCAACCACGTCCATAACCACATTGTGCCATAGCCTTGGCAATGGCTGCTGACAGACAAGGAGAAACTTCCTGCCCCGACCTCTCAGCAGTGACTGAGGAGCACGTGGCCCAATGTGGAGATGTTCACGAATATGAATGAAATTAAATAAGATATAACTATttttaataaacaataaaaaattacataaattatCACATTTTACACATCATAACATTATATATAGAAAAGTAAAATGTACAAACTGCATTAaattagtagaaaaaaaaatcttacaaaataGATAACTTTACTGAAACATTGCCACCTTTAAGGTAATAAATTTTGTCTAATATTTCGGGTCAGAAATTCTCTAACGAGCTTAAATGTCTTCTCTGGATTTCTTAGGTTGCCATCATCTTCTCATGGTTCACCAATAAAAATATCTACGACCCCTTGGCACTGTAGATGATCCCTCTTGAGGTGCGGCTGGATGGACGGCAATAAACAGAGGTTTCATGGCTCTAACACGAACAGCAGCAAAAAGTGGACCAGGTCATTTTGGCCGGATCTCCCCCCTTTCCTGCTTTTTTGTTGACCTTAGGAAGTAGGAGGACAAAGGACATGGCCAATGAGCAGTGGTAGAAACTGTGCACGTAGGTGTAGTCCCATTCCTGGAGGAGGCAAGAAAGTGTACGGATAAGACAATGCTGTGCCAAAAATTTAGGACATTTTTTGGGTTTGTTCTTTTTAAAATTATGGCTAATGAGGATCCATAACAATGACACCATCCAGGTCATGTTCTGAAGGCTCAATGATACCAGTCCAATGGTATGGTATTAAATGATATACTGGTATTTACAGAGTTCCAGAGCAATGGAAACACATCGATACTTGCAAAACCCACTATGGCACTCTGATATTAGGGGCACTAGAAAAATTGCATGCAGAAGCCTATAATTTCAGATAAAAAATGATTCCAGGGCAATAGCACGCCGATCCTTTGGGTTCTAGAGTAAGTACACTGCCATTAAGTGAACAGTAGGACTAGTATCTAATGGCATAATGACCCATGGTGTTCCAGAGCCATGGCACCATGAAACTTGGAATTTTTGAGAAATTACACAAAGTCGAACTATCACTTGAAAGACTGGAAGCCCAAATCTAGGACATACTGTACATTCACATCTAACTTTTTAAGAAATGTGTAACACCAAAGCAATGTATCCCCACAGTTAGGATTACTTATTGTACAGCACAGTAGAGTGCTCCACAGAGACAAGACATGTCCTTCCTAAGATCCACACGATGAGCAAGTATCTAGATAACTAAAAACTCAAAGAATATGATGGAGAATATACCTCAAAGAAGAAACGTAGCATTAAAGCCAGTGCTCCGAAGCAGAATCCTGGTCCTATCTGTTGCGTATAGACGCTCTTCTCTGGATACAGCCCTTTCTTCTCCTTCATTTTGGCCAACTAAAAGACAATAAAAAATGTCATAGACCCAAATATATAAGATAAGAAGGACTCTGCTATTATTACCACCATTATGGACTTACCCATTTAACTGAGATCATCAACACCGCGCTTCCAATAGGCCCAGAGTAGACACCATATCCCAGGCGATCCTGATATATCCTGACTGCAATGGTGAGGACACCAAACATCACAACGGTGGACCTCTTGGGCTCATCAAAGTCACCAAGTGCTGGAGAAATAATAGGCAAGTTCATATGAGATTATCTTCGAAGGAACCAATGTTGTAGCTACAGTATAGGAGTGCTGAGGTAAAAGCCACATGCCTGATGGGGTTCAAAGACTGTGCCATCACGGAAGAAGACAACTATCCTATAAATGGTACTTGATAGGTGGGGGTCCTGTTACATTTTTGTATTAGGGttcaagagcttcaagttacagaAGAGTTCTGTAAGGAACTGAGGTTTAAAAGAAAGATGGACCACCTTGGCAATGTATCTAGCTATGTTATCTGGCAGAAAGTCATGATGTAGGTAAAACAGGATCTTCCATGGTCATGATCTAAATCAGTGATCTTTAAAGagacaatctaatgtgtatggggtcctcCTGCCTCTTCCCCGAGTAAGTGTTTGGGGAAAGAAGCtctgggcatgttggatttcaactgcGTGATCCTTGTCTTCTCGGGGAGGAGAACAGCTGCTCTCCCCATTTAAGGCCCATGGACTTTGGGGGTCTAGTCTGACCTATATTTATTTAGGAATTCTGGGCTGGAATCTGTATTTCATTGGGGGGTCTAGTTTTGGGTCTTTAATTATTTGGGGTCTTGGACCAGCATTTATACTGGGGGTTTAATTTAGAGTCTGTATTTCTTTGGGGTTTGTTGCTAGGCCTTTATTTATTTGGGATCCTGGTCTGGATTCAGCGTTTATATAGGAGGGTCTAATTTTGGGGTCTTTATTTCTTTGGGGTCTATTcttagatatttatttatttggcaTCCTGGTCTGGGATCTCTATTTAGGGGGTCTTGACTGGagtatgtatttatttaggggggatgGTTGGGGGGCTCTTTTTATTAAGGGGGTCTATCATCAGTATTTATTTAGTgcgtctggtctggggtccaGATTTCTTTAGGAGACTTGTTCAGGTCCTGTATTTCGTTAGATGAGTGGTCCAAGGCCTGTATTTAATTAGGGGTCTGTACTTCTTTAGGGGTCTTTTCTAGGGCCTTTATTTATATATGGGGTCTGGCTTTGGGTATTAGTTTCCGGGGTCTGAGCTTGGGTCTGTGTTAAAGGGATACTCTAACAATAGACATTTaatacctatccacagaataaatATAGGATATCTAATAGGGTATATGGCAGGACTTGTATTCATGAGACACACGCTTTAATTTTTGGGGTGTATTGAAGGCGTCACTATTTGTcatagattgggggggggggcgttataTGTGTGGGTGGAGTACACAATTTTGCAAGGTGCACTACTTGCTTCTTCATATACCACCTTTCAGGATTTTCTTCTCATACAGTATAAAATACAGAGCCCCAATATTATACTGGGTGAACTTACCTATAAGTGACACCCACATAGACAACGCCGTCCCATAGATACTGAAATACTCCAGGAGATCGTATCCCATGAAACATATGAAGGACAGGCCGGGACCTTCACAGGCATGAAACATCTGCAAAGACAAGAAACACAGGTTGTCAGGAGTCAGGGTCCGAAAACCAGCCTGGTACTGAAAGGGTGCACTGGTAACAACTGGTGTTTACTTAAGACGACAAGCCAGGGCCCTAACAGTGACCACAGCTGACATGCACAGCACATGTTTAAAGGGACCTTATGCCAACTGTTCTGCATCAGTCATCAGTTCGCTGCTGTGGAAATCtgtgacagatgtagcagagctgaatgtgctctCTTATGTTTTCCCTATGGTAATACACAGAATGAGAGTATATTTATATGGGAGTGGTCCTGCAAGTTGGCAAAATATGGCAAAATGAAATGGAAATCCctcattttcttaatttttttccccGCAGGCTGCAGATGTCATTGTAACCATGTAAAATACCCACAAGAGGGTTACAACCCACACATGAAGTGGCTGCAACACAGCAGCATTGGATTTAGAGCCATGACTTTATAGATGGATTAATCTGATTTTATCACATAAAATGTATCATTTTGGCTTCAATCCATGGAACATATTGTATTGGGTCCCTTAAGGACATGTCAAATAGGATGATTTGTATAATATAAGGTAAGAGATGAAAAAGTGACTTACCGCTATAAAGAACATGGTGAAGAAGTAAACCATCGCTTCCATGTGGAACTTCCTCTTGGCAGCTATACTGATGGTTGGCACAAAGGCAAGGCTGCTAACAGTGGGTAGTAGGAGCTTTGCCACTATAGAGCCCATTGCAGGTTGGTTGTGTGGTCGCGTCCGAGCTGGATGAGTGCTGGTGGACTGGTGGAGGACCACGATAGGACTGCTGCTGTTAGAGCCAGAGGATGGATGGAGGACCACTATAGGACTGCTGCCGTAAGAGCAGGCGGACAGATGGAAGACTGTCGCCCTTAATCCCGGCAAATGGATG contains:
- the LOC142184362 gene encoding protein myomaker-like; protein product: MGSIVAKLLLPTVSSLAFVPTISIAAKRKFHMEAMVYFFTMFFIAMFHACEGPGLSFICFMGYDLLEYFSIYGTALSMWVSLIALGDFDEPKRSTVVMFGVLTIAVRIYQDRLGYGVYSGPIGSAVLMISVKWLAKMKEKKGLYPEKSVYTQQIGPGFCFGALALMLRFFFEEWDYTYVHSFYHCSLAMSFVLLLPKVNKKAGKGGDPAKMTWSTFCCCSC